The DNA segment AGTGGGAGAACATCAAGCCGCAGGTGGACCACATCACCCTTCCCAGCGGCAACCGGATCATTCTGCTGGCGGAAGGCCGTCTGGTGAACCTGGGCTGCGCCACCGGCCACCCCAGCTTTGTGATGAGTAACTCCTTCACCAACCAGGTGCTGGCTCAGATCGAGCTGTTCACCAAGGGCGACGAGTACGCCAAAGAGGTGTACGTGCTGCCCAAGCACCTCGATGAGATGGTGGCCCGCCTTCACCTCGGTCGTATCGGCGCCAAGCTCACCGAGCTCAGCAAGGATCAGGCCGACTACATCAACGTTCCCGTGGAAGGTCCCTACAAGCCCGACCACTACCGCTACTGATCACGATCCTGCGGATCGGAATCTGATTCTCACGGCCCCATGGAAGACTTGCGCGATCAAGCGCAGTCTCCATGGGGCTTTCTGATCTGATCACACAGCTGCCGGAGTTGATCGGCCAGGCGGTGGAGGCGAACCAGTGGCTGGGTTACACCGCGATCTTCGCGGCGATGTTTCTTGAGAATCTGTTCCCGCCGATTCCATCCGAGCTGATCATGCCCCTCGGGGGCTTTTACGTGCAGCAGGGTCAGCTAGATCTGGTGCCCGTGGTGCTGGCCGGTTTGCTGGGCACGGTACTCGGTGCCCTGCCCTGGTACGGGATCGGACGGTTGATCAACGAGGAGCGGATCGAAGCTTGGTTGCAACGCCATGGTCGCTGGATTGGCATCAGTGCCGATGAGTTGGCCCGCAGCCGCCGCTGGTTCAGCCGCTACGGCACCGCCCTGGTGTTCTGGGGGCGATTGGTGCCTGGCATTCGTACGCTGATCTCTGTCCCCGCGGGCATTGAAATAATGCCGATGGCGCCGTTCCTGGTCTGGACCACCGCCGGCAGCCTGATCTGGACTGCCCTGCTCACCGTGGCCGGCATGGTTCTCGGAGAGGGCTATAGCAATGTTGAGATCTGGATTGACCCTGTTTCCAAGGCGGTGAAGGTGTTGCTGGTGGTAGCGGTGCTGGCGGGCACGATTTGGTTGGGTCTGCGCATCTGGCGCCGGCGTCAGTCGTCTGATTGATCGCCGGCGCGGGAGATTCCCCGAGGCAGATGTTTCAGAAGGGAATGTCCTCATCGGAGGCCTGGCCGCTAAAGCTTCCGGCGGCCTCCTGGTTGTCGCGTTTGGATCCGAGCAGTTCGAGCCGATCCACACGGACCACGGGCTTGCTGCGCTCTTCGCCGCTGGCGCGGTCGGTCCAGCGGTCCAGCTTGAAGCTGCCGATGATGCCGAGCAGGGAACCCTTCTTCACGTAGTCCGCGGCGACCTGGGCCTGCTTGCCCCAGATCTCAAGGTTGAACCAGTCGGGTTCGTCATCACGGCTGCGACGGTTCACCGCCATGGTGAGGTTGGCCACCATGCTGCCGGACTCGAAGTAACGCACTTCGGGATCGCGGCCGGCACGGCCGACGAGGGTGACGGAATTAACGCCCATAGACAATTCATCTCCTGAATTTGGATTCATGATGCGGCACCGGTTGGGTGACTGCTTTTAAGGAGTTCCACCCAAGCCGCTGGGTGTAACAGGCAACGGCTGATAACGCCCCTATGATCCGGCGGTCTTGACTGCGGTGTCTGTGTTCTTCCGTCGTTTCCAGCTGTCGCGCGACATCGGCATCGACCTGGGCACCGCTAATACCCTGATCTACGTTTCAGGACGCGGCATTGTTCTGCAAGAGCCCTCCGTGGTGGCTCTAGACCTCGAGCGTGGTACCACCATGGCCGTAGGAGATGAAGCCAAGTTGATGCTTGGCCGCACCCCCGGAAACATCCGGGCCGTCCGCCCGTTACGCGACGGGGTGATTGCCGATTTCGATGCCGCTGAGCAGATGCTTAAAACCTTCATCACCAAGGGAAATGAAGGCCGCGGCATCATGGCTCCTCGCCTCGTGGTCGGCATTCCCAGTGGTGTAACCGGTGTGGAGCGCCGCGCCGTACGCGAAGCCGGCATGGCTGGGGCTCGCGAGGTTCACCTGATTGATGAGCCGGTGGCAGCCGCCATCGGTGCTGGTCTTCCGGTCACCGAGCCCGTTGGAACGATGATTGTCGATATCGGCGGCGGCACCACTGAGGTGGCGGTGTTGAGCCTGGGCGGAACGGTGCTGAGTGAATCCGTACGTGTTGCTGGCGATGAGATCAGTGACTCCATTGGCGTTTACTTGAAAAAGGTGCACAACATGGTCGTCGGCGAGCGCACGGCCGAGGAGATCAAGATCCGCATCGGCTCCGCCTTCCCCGACGACGAGTTTGATCAGCAGTCGATGGATGTGCGTGGCTTGCATCTGCTCTCCGGTTTGCCCCGCACGATCAACCTCAAGGCCGGTGACCTGCGCGAAGCGATTGCCGAGCCGCTCAATGTGATTGTCGAAGCGGTGAAGCGCACGCTGGAGCGCACGCCCCCTGAGCTGGCAGCCGACATCGTTGACCGTGGCATCATGCTGGCCGGTGGTGGTGCATTGGTGCGGGGCATCAGCGACCTGATCAGCCATGAGACCGGCATCTTTGTCCACATCGCAGAAGACCCTCTCCTCTGTGTGGTGAACGGTTGCGGTCAAGTGCTGGAGGACTGGAAACGTCTGCAGCGAGTGGTCGATACCCCGGAATTCGTCCGAACTGCGGCAGGCGTCTGAAGCGATGGCCCCGACGCTCCGTCCCGGCAAGAGCCGCTGGCGCGGACTGGGGCAACTCACCCCTTGGCTGCTGCTTGTGGCCGGGCTGCTGATGGTTCGTCTGAGCAAGGGGGCTGGTTTCACCGATGCCTATGCCCTGCTCAGCCGACCGTTCTGGCCTGGGCCTGCCCAGAGGGAATGGGTGACCGCCGCGGCCGATCTGGAGGAGCGCTCTCGCCTGAAGCTGTTGGAAGACGACAACCGTCGTCTGCGTGGACTGTTGGAGCTCCAGCAACATGGGGTTGCTGATGGGGAGGTGTCAGCTGCTGTGATCTCCCGCTCGTCGCGGGGCTGGTGGCAGCAACTGCAGCTGGGCAAGGGCTCGCTGCAGGGCATCGGTCAGGGCGATGCGGTTCTGGGTCCAGGTGGTCTGGTGGGGCGTATCGCCAGCGTGACCCCGGCGACGGCGCGGGTGAAATTGCTCACCGCCCCGGGCCATGAGATTGGTGTGTGGCTGCCCCGCAGCCGCCGCCACGGATTGCTGGTGGGCCGGGGCAGCAGTCGCCTCTCGCTCCGCTTCATCGACAAGGATCCCGACGTGCGTCCGGGGGATCTCGTCGCCACGTCTCCTGCTAGCACCCTGTTGCCCCCCAACGTGCCGGTGGGGGTGATCCAGGTGGTGGATGAGCAGGCAGTTCCCGCCCCCACGGCGGTGGTGCAGTTGATCGCTGCACCGGAGGCGATCGATTGGGTGCAGGTGCAGACCCGTTGAGATCAACCTCTGACATGCCTCGACTGCACCGACAACCGATTTGCGTGGCCTCGGCTTTGGTGGTGCCGTTTCTGGCCCTGGCGTCGCCGCCATGGTTGGCCATTGATGGGGTCGGTCCTGCCTGGGCTGTGCTCTGGCTGTTGCCCTGGGCGCTTGTGGATGGTCCGGTCTCGGGCGCCTTGGCGGGTGTGGCTTTAGGGCTGGTGCTGGATGGTCTCAACCTCGCTGGTTTGAGTCAGGTGCCGGCGCTGCTGCTGTTGGGCTGGTGGTGGGGACGGCTGGGGCGGCGCGCAGCACCGATTCAACGCAGCCTGAATCTGGGCTTGTTGGCCTGGCTTGGCTCCCTGGGGCTTGGTTTGTCGTTGATCCTGCAGCTCTGGTGGCGTCAAGGCGGAGCCTTGGATCCCCTCACCCAGAGCTGGGGTCTGCAGACCCTGTGGTGTGAGGCCCTGATCACGGGTTTGCTGGCGCCGCTATTGGTGTCGTTGCAGTTGCTGCTTTGGCGAAGGAGGGTCTCCTCATGAGCCTCAACCGTCGGGATCTGCTGCTGGGGGCAGCGGCCTTCGGGCTGGCGGCCTGCGCTCCCAGGAACCCACGGAGCAGGGCATTGGATTTGTGGACCCTGCAATTGGCCCCCAAGTTCAACCCTTATTTCGCGGATGTTCTGGGGGTATGGAGCCGTCTCCATCCGGGCGCACCTGTGCGCTGGACGGATCTGCCCTGGGGGTCCGTGGAACGCAAGTTGCTGGCTGCGGTGTTTGCCCGCACGGCCCCGGATGTGGTGAACCTCAATCCGCCCTTCGCGGCCAATCTGGCCAGCAAAGGTGGCCTGGCCGACTTGACCCCGCTGCTGCCGGCTGACGCCGCTGGTCGCTATCTGCCCTCGGTGTGGCAGGCCTGTCGTGACCCCGATGCCGGGCAGATCGCTGTGCCCTGGTATCTCACGGTGCGGCTGAGTCTGGTGAATCGGGCGCTGTTGGATCAAGCCGGAATTGCAGCACCGCCCAGCCGTTGGGATCAGGTCCCGGCCTTCGCCCATCGCATCCGAGAGCGCACGGGCCGTTACGGGCTGTTCCTCACCACCGTGCCGGATGACTCCGCCGAGCTCCTCGAAACCCTGGTGCAGATGGGGGTGACCCTGCTGGATTCCCAACGCCGGGCCGCCTTCGACAGCCCGGCGGGGCGCCGGGCCTTCCGTTTCTGGAGTGATCTCTACCGCGAGGGGTTTTTGCCTCGGGAGGTGGTGAGTCAGGGGCAACGCCGGGCGATCGAGTTGTTCCAGAGCGGTGATCTGGCCCTGGCGGCCACGGGGGCGGAGTTTCTGCGCAGCATCCAAACCAATGCGCCTGGGGTGGCAGCGGTGACGGAGCCCCATCCCCCGCTGACCGGTGCAGATGGCACGGCCAATGTGGCGTTGATGACGTTGGCGGTGCCGCGTCAGAGCCAGCGCGCCCAAGAAGCCGTGGATTTTGCGCTGTTCCTGACCAATGCTGATCAACAGGCCCGCTTCGCTGCGGAGGCCCGGGTCTTGCCGTCGTCGCTGGAGGCCTTGGCCCGGGTGCGGCGTGAATTGGAGCAGCAGGTTCCTGCCACCGATGCGGAGCGTCAGATTCGCCAGGCTCGATTGCTCTCGGCCAGCACGTTGGATCGGGCCCGGGTGTTGGTGCCGGCGATGCCGGGGATCAAGCGCCTGCAGAAGATCCTTTACACCCAGATGCAGCGGGCGATGTTGGCCCAGGTCAGCCCTGAACAAGCCCTTGCAGCCGCGGCGTTGGAATGGAACCGATATGCCCGTTCGCGATGGCCTGAGGTCGCCGGCAATTCTTAAAATAATCGGTAAACAGGCTGCGCGCCAGGGTGTTTGCGTCGATGTCCAGACCCTGACCAGTAAGGTTGCTGCTCGTTAAGGGTTTGATTCGGATGACGGGCGACCTGCCCTCACAACCGAAAGCGACCGTTCTTGTCGTTGATGACGAGGCTGCAGTCCGGCGCGTTTTGGTGATGCGCCTGCAGCTGTCGGGCTACCGCGTCATCTGTGCTGAGGATGGTGAACAAGCCCTGGAAATGTTCCACAACGAGTCTCCCGATCTGGTGGTACTCGATGTGATGCTGCCCAAGCTCGATGGCTTTGCCGTGTGCCGCCGCCTGCGGGCTGAATCCTGCGTGCCGATCATTTTCCTCTCCGCGGTTGAAGCCATCTCCGAGCGGGTGGCTGGCCTTGATCTGGGCGCCGACGACTACTTGCCCAAGCCCTTTAGCCCCAAGGAGCTCGAGGCACGCATCGCCACGATTCTGCGCAGGGTGGGCCGGGGTAATGCTGTTGTCGAAAGCCGCGAATTGCCCACTGGGCAAGGCGTTTTGCGGCTCGGAGATTTGGTGGTGGACACCAACCGACGCCAGGTGACGCGGGGTTCAGAGCGCATCAACCTCACCTACACGGAGTTCAGCCTGCTGGAGTTGCTGTTCCGCGATCCCGGCCATGTCGTGCCCCGAGCCGAAATTCTTGAGCAACTCTGGGGTTATCCCCCCCGCCGTGCAGCCGATCTGCGCGTGGTGGATGTCTATGTGGCGCGTCTGCGCGGAAAACTGGAGCCTGACCCCCGGAATCCCGAGCTGATTCTCACGGTGCGGGGCATTGGTTATGCCTCCCAGCGCATGGGCGAGGCCTCCGCTGCCGGTTGATCAACCCGCGGGCGGGCAGGATGGCGCCCGACTGACCTGCTGCTGTGTCTGAGCTGCGCGACACCCGTCTTGAAAAGGCCAAGACTTTGAAAGAGCTGGGGCAGGGTCCCTACGCCCTCACCTTCAGCCCCAGCCACCGCATGGCTGAGCTGCAGGAGACCCATGCCGATCTGCCCAAGGGGGAAGAGCGGGACGTCAGCATTTCCGTGGCGGGGCGGGTGATGACCCGCCGTGTGATGGGAAAGTTGGCCTTTTTCACTCTGGCCGATGAGACGGGCTCCATCCAGCTGTTCCTGGAGAAGGCGGGGCTGGAGGCCCAGCAAGAGGGCTGGTTCAAACAGATCACCTCATTGGTGGACAGTGGCGACTGGCTTGGGGTGAGCGGCACCCTGCGTCGCACCGACCGTGGTGAACTGTCGGTGAAAGTGAGCGACTGGCGCATGCTCACCAAGGCGCTGCAGCCCCTTCCCGACAAGTGGCATGGATTGGCCGACGTTGAGAAGCGCTACCGCCAGCGTTACCTGGATCTGGTTGTGTCTCCCGACAGCCGGGAGACGTTCCGGCGCCGGGCCCGCCTGGTGAGCGGCATTCGCCGCTGGCTCGATCAGCGTGATTTTCTCGAGATCGAGACCCCTGTGCTGCAAAGCGAACCCGGTGGCGCTGACGCGCGACCGTTCGAGACCCATCACAACGCCCTCGACCTGCCCCTCACCCTGCGGATTGCCACTGAGTTGCACCTCAAGCGCCTGGTGGTGGGCGGCTTTGAGCGGGTGTATGAGCTGGGCCGGATCTTCCGCAATGAAGGGGTCAGCACCCGCCACAACCCCGAGTTCACCTCGGTGGAGATCTATCAGGCCTACAGCGACTACATCGGGATGATGGAGCTCACCGAGCAGATGGTCAGCGCGGTGTGTGAAGAGGTCTGCGGCACGACCACCATCACCTACCAGGGCACCGAGATCGATCTGGCACCGCCTTGGCGGCGCGCCACGATGCACGAGCTCGTGCAGGACGCGACGGGGCTTGATTTCAATGGCTTCAGCACGCGGGAAGAGGCGGCCGCGGCGATGACCGCCAAGGGTCTGCATGCACCTGAACTGGCCGACTCGGTGGGCCGTCTGCTCAATGAAGCCTTTGAGCAAGCGGTGGAGACGACCCTGATTCAGCCCACCTTCGTCACCGATTACCCGGTGGAGATTTCGCCCCTGGCCCGGCCCCATCGCAGCAAGCCAGGCCTGGTGGAGCGCTTTGAGTTGTTCATCGTCGGCCGCGAGCACGCCAATGCCTTCAGTGAGCTCACCGATCCTGTGGATCAACGCCAGCGCCTCGAGGCCCAGCAGGCGCGCAAGGCGGCGGGCGACCTGGAAGCGCAGGGGTTGGACGAGGATTTCGTCATGGCCCTGGAGGTGGGCATGCCCCCCACGGCAGGTCTGGGGATCGGCATCGACCGGCTGGTGATGCTGCTTACCGACAGCCCTTCGATTCGGGATGTGATCGCCTTCCCGCTGTTGCGGCCGGAGTCCCGCAAGGGAGAACCACCCTCAGTGGAATAATGGGAGGAGTGGCATGGTCCTATCCCCATGAGTGGAGAACGCGTCGGGTTTCGCTTCAAGCACGCTGATGCCGTGGTCAAGCGGAATCCCCAGGGCCGTTCCCGCCGGGGATGGGTTATGGAGCCGGTGGAGCAGACCACCAGCCGTGGCACCAAAATGCCTGCTTACCGCATCCGCTGGCGCGACAGTGAGCGGCCGGAGATCGTGCTTCAGCACATGCTGATCGCTGATCCGGATCCCACACCTCCGCCCGAAGGTGTGAGCCTCGAGCCTCCGGCCCCCAAGGCCTGATCTACCTCAGCCCAGCGTCGCGGCGCAGCTGTTCCAGCTCCTGTTCCGCTTCAAACAACGCCCAGTCCTTCTCGAGTGTTGAGGGGCTGGGCGTTTTCTGTTGCTGCTGAAGTTCTTTCAGCAGTCGCTCCACCTCGTTGAAGCGGCGTCCAAGATCCTCCAGGTCGGCCCAGAGGGCACGTCCCTGGTTCATCAGGCTGGTGAGATGTTGTTCAGCTCGTCCGGCCAGATCGGCTGCGCCGGCCTCCTTGGCGCGGTCTACCCGGCTGCGCCAGGCCCGCACGTCCTCTGCCAGTCGCAGCAGCTGTTGGCGTTGCTGCTTCGCTTCGCCTTGCAGTTGTTGGCGTTGCCGTTGCAGGGCGCCAGCTCGGTCCTTCAGGTGTTGCTCGCTGAACAGCTGGTCCTGAACGGGGTTGTTGCGCAGAAAGGCGGAGAGCCTGGCGTCCAGCTCCCGTTCCAACTGCTCCAGCCAGCTGCTCATGCCTCGTCTGGGGTGGTGATCACCGGTTTTTCGATTTCTTTTTCCAGGGGCTCGATTGCGGCTGTTTTGGAGTTGAGGATCATCTGGGTGAGCTGCGCCGCTTTCACCTCGCCCACCTCACCTTCCAATTCCCCCAGGCGATCAAAGGCCGCCATGTACACCGCCTCAAGGTCTTGGATCAGCCGCTCACGCTGTTGTCTGATTGCCTGACGCCGTTCGTCTGATTTCATGCCGCCATGAGCCCCTGGGCTCCATCTGCGGGATCAGTCTGCCGGCAAAAGCAGATGCAGAGCCATTTGCTGGTGCGGATCCTCCCAGCGGCGCTCAATCCGCCATCCGGCATGGTTCGCGAGGTCTGCTGCAGCTTCTGGGGAGTATTTGACGCTGTGTTCGGTGATCCAGGCGTCGTTTTTCTTGAAGGCCCAGGGTTCGCCGGCCAGATGCACGGTTTGATCCTGCGTGCTTACCAGAGCCATTTCGATCCTCTGCTGCTGCTCTTGCCAGCGGGCCCGGTAGCGGAACTGCGCGGGATCGGCATCGCCCTGGAGGTCGCGGTTCAGCCGCTGCAGCAGGTTGAGGGCGAAGGCGGCTGAGAAGCCGGCAGTGTCGTCGTAGGCGGCTTCCATCAGGGCCTGTTCCCGAGGTTGATCAAGCCCCAGCAGCAGAGGGCCTCCAGCCAGCAGCTGGCGGGCATTGCGGAGGAAGGCCACGGCGTCCTCCGGGGTGAAGTTGCCCAGGGAGCTGCCGGGGAAAAAGCCGATGCGGCGCTGTCTGTCCAGGGCGGGATGCGCCGGCAGCTCGTTCAGTTGGGTGTGGTCACAGCAGATCCCCACCATGGCGGTGTTGGGGTGCCGGACTGCGAGGCCGGAGAGGGCCTCCTCCAGGGCACTGAGGCTGATGTCCAGCGCGGCGAAGACGCTGCTGCCGAGGGCTGTGAGCAGCGGATCCACCTTGCGGGCATTGCCGATGCCGAATTCCACCACCATTCCAGGGCCTGTGGCGGCGGCGATGGCGTCAGCGTGCAGCTCCAGCAGGGCGATCTCCCGGTTGGTGAGTGTGTATTCCGGTTGCTTGCAGATCTCGGCGAACAGCCGGGATCCCTCGGCGTCGTAAAGCAGCCAGGCCGGTAGCTGCCGAGGGCTGCGCTTCAAGCCGTCCTGCACCAGCTGCTGCAGATCTGCTGGCGATGGATGGAGGTTGATCAGGCTGATGCTCATCGGGCCAGACGTATTCCAGAGGCCATCCAGCGGCTCGCTGGCGGGAAGAAATTCCGGTAGCTGTCGCGCTCATGGCCAGGGGGAGTGAGCCAGCTGCTGCCCCGCAGCACCATCTGGGAACTCATGAATTTGCCGTTGTATTCGCCGATCGCCCCTTCCACTGGGCGAAACCCCGGATAGGGGCTGTAGGCACTGGCGGTCCATTGCCACAGCACCCGGTGGGCGTGCTTCATGGCGCTGCCATGCAGGCCCAAGGCGTACTCCCATTCCGCTTCGGTGGGGAGTCGGCCTCCACTCCAGCGGGCAAAGGCATCCGCCTCAAACCAGCTCAGGTGACGCACCGGAGCCTGGGGATCGCGGCGGCGACGGCCCGCCAGGCTGAACTCCGTGTGCTCCTCCCTCCAATAGCGCGGGGCTTCCCACTGGTGCTGTTGCACCAGGGCCCAGCCTTCACTCATCCACAGCTCGGGGCGCTGATAGCCCCCATCGGCGATGAAGGCGGCATAGGCAGCGTTGTTCACCAGGGTGCTGCTCAGCTCAAACGGCTCCAGCCACACACGGTGCCGTGGTGTTTCGTTGTCGAAGTGGAACCCGTCACCCTGGTGGCCGATCTCCGCCAAACCGCCGGGGCAGGGCAGCCATTGCTCTGGCGCTACCTGTAGTTTCAGCTCGGCCTCGGGGCTGTAGACGGGCTCCAACGGTTGGCGCTGGAAGCCATCCAGGAGGTCCATCAGCAGCAGTTCCTGGTGTTGCTGTTCGTGCTGCAGCCCCAGCTCCAGCAGGGCCGTAACCCCTTCCCGCGGATCCTGCAGCAGCGCCTCCAGCTCGGTATCCACCCGTTGGCGCCAGGTCAGCACGTCGGCGATGGCCGGGCGGCTGAGCAGGCCCCGCTGCGGCCGGGGGTGGCGGGCGCCGACGGCCTCGTAATAGGAGTTGAACTGAAAACTCCAGAGTGGATCGCACGCCTGGTGCCCTGGCGCATGGGGCTGCAGCACGAAGGTGTCGAAGAACCAGGTGGTGTGGCCTAAATGCCATTTTGGCGGGCTGGCATCCGCCATTCCCTGGAGCATCAGATCTTCGGGCTCCAGAGGCGCAATCAGAGCTTCGCTGCGGCGCCG comes from the Synechococcus sp. A15-62 genome and includes:
- the mreC gene encoding rod shape-determining protein MreC, with protein sequence MAPTLRPGKSRWRGLGQLTPWLLLVAGLLMVRLSKGAGFTDAYALLSRPFWPGPAQREWVTAAADLEERSRLKLLEDDNRRLRGLLELQQHGVADGEVSAAVISRSSRGWWQQLQLGKGSLQGIGQGDAVLGPGGLVGRIASVTPATARVKLLTAPGHEIGVWLPRSRRHGLLVGRGSSRLSLRFIDKDPDVRPGDLVATSPASTLLPPNVPVGVIQVVDEQAVPAPTAVVQLIAAPEAIDWVQVQTR
- a CDS encoding single-stranded DNA-binding protein, which gives rise to MGVNSVTLVGRAGRDPEVRYFESGSMVANLTMAVNRRSRDDEPDWFNLEIWGKQAQVAADYVKKGSLLGIIGSFKLDRWTDRASGEERSKPVVRVDRLELLGSKRDNQEAAGSFSGQASDEDIPF
- the lysS gene encoding lysine--tRNA ligase — translated: MSELRDTRLEKAKTLKELGQGPYALTFSPSHRMAELQETHADLPKGEERDVSISVAGRVMTRRVMGKLAFFTLADETGSIQLFLEKAGLEAQQEGWFKQITSLVDSGDWLGVSGTLRRTDRGELSVKVSDWRMLTKALQPLPDKWHGLADVEKRYRQRYLDLVVSPDSRETFRRRARLVSGIRRWLDQRDFLEIETPVLQSEPGGADARPFETHHNALDLPLTLRIATELHLKRLVVGGFERVYELGRIFRNEGVSTRHNPEFTSVEIYQAYSDYIGMMELTEQMVSAVCEEVCGTTTITYQGTEIDLAPPWRRATMHELVQDATGLDFNGFSTREEAAAAMTAKGLHAPELADSVGRLLNEAFEQAVETTLIQPTFVTDYPVEISPLARPHRSKPGLVERFELFIVGREHANAFSELTDPVDQRQRLEAQQARKAAGDLEAQGLDEDFVMALEVGMPPTAGLGIGIDRLVMLLTDSPSIRDVIAFPLLRPESRKGEPPSVE
- the egtB gene encoding ergothioneine biosynthesis protein EgtB, producing the protein MLLDTLLAVRRRSEALIAPLEPEDLMLQGMADASPPKWHLGHTTWFFDTFVLQPHAPGHQACDPLWSFQFNSYYEAVGARHPRPQRGLLSRPAIADVLTWRQRVDTELEALLQDPREGVTALLELGLQHEQQHQELLLMDLLDGFQRQPLEPVYSPEAELKLQVAPEQWLPCPGGLAEIGHQGDGFHFDNETPRHRVWLEPFELSSTLVNNAAYAAFIADGGYQRPELWMSEGWALVQQHQWEAPRYWREEHTEFSLAGRRRRDPQAPVRHLSWFEADAFARWSGGRLPTEAEWEYALGLHGSAMKHAHRVLWQWTASAYSPYPGFRPVEGAIGEYNGKFMSSQMVLRGSSWLTPPGHERDSYRNFFPPASRWMASGIRLAR
- a CDS encoding hercynine metabolism small protein, with product MKSDERRQAIRQQRERLIQDLEAVYMAAFDRLGELEGEVGEVKAAQLTQMILNSKTAAIEPLEKEIEKPVITTPDEA
- the rpaB gene encoding response regulator transcription factor RpaB — its product is MTGDLPSQPKATVLVVDDEAAVRRVLVMRLQLSGYRVICAEDGEQALEMFHNESPDLVVLDVMLPKLDGFAVCRRLRAESCVPIIFLSAVEAISERVAGLDLGADDYLPKPFSPKELEARIATILRRVGRGNAVVESRELPTGQGVLRLGDLVVDTNRRQVTRGSERINLTYTEFSLLELLFRDPGHVVPRAEILEQLWGYPPRRAADLRVVDVYVARLRGKLEPDPRNPELILTVRGIGYASQRMGEASAAG
- a CDS encoding hercynine metabolism protein; translated protein: MSSWLEQLERELDARLSAFLRNNPVQDQLFSEQHLKDRAGALQRQRQQLQGEAKQQRQQLLRLAEDVRAWRSRVDRAKEAGAADLAGRAEQHLTSLMNQGRALWADLEDLGRRFNEVERLLKELQQQQKTPSPSTLEKDWALFEAEQELEQLRRDAGLR
- a CDS encoding ABC transporter substrate-binding protein produces the protein MSLNRRDLLLGAAAFGLAACAPRNPRSRALDLWTLQLAPKFNPYFADVLGVWSRLHPGAPVRWTDLPWGSVERKLLAAVFARTAPDVVNLNPPFAANLASKGGLADLTPLLPADAAGRYLPSVWQACRDPDAGQIAVPWYLTVRLSLVNRALLDQAGIAAPPSRWDQVPAFAHRIRERTGRYGLFLTTVPDDSAELLETLVQMGVTLLDSQRRAAFDSPAGRRAFRFWSDLYREGFLPREVVSQGQRRAIELFQSGDLALAATGAEFLRSIQTNAPGVAAVTEPHPPLTGADGTANVALMTLAVPRQSQRAQEAVDFALFLTNADQQARFAAEARVLPSSLEALARVRRELEQQVPATDAERQIRQARLLSASTLDRARVLVPAMPGIKRLQKILYTQMQRAMLAQVSPEQALAAAALEWNRYARSRWPEVAGNS
- a CDS encoding rod shape-determining protein is translated as MFFRRFQLSRDIGIDLGTANTLIYVSGRGIVLQEPSVVALDLERGTTMAVGDEAKLMLGRTPGNIRAVRPLRDGVIADFDAAEQMLKTFITKGNEGRGIMAPRLVVGIPSGVTGVERRAVREAGMAGAREVHLIDEPVAAAIGAGLPVTEPVGTMIVDIGGGTTEVAVLSLGGTVLSESVRVAGDEISDSIGVYLKKVHNMVVGERTAEEIKIRIGSAFPDDEFDQQSMDVRGLHLLSGLPRTINLKAGDLREAIAEPLNVIVEAVKRTLERTPPELAADIVDRGIMLAGGGALVRGISDLISHETGIFVHIAEDPLLCVVNGCGQVLEDWKRLQRVVDTPEFVRTAAGV
- the egtD gene encoding L-histidine N(alpha)-methyltransferase; the encoded protein is MSISLINLHPSPADLQQLVQDGLKRSPRQLPAWLLYDAEGSRLFAEICKQPEYTLTNREIALLELHADAIAAATGPGMVVEFGIGNARKVDPLLTALGSSVFAALDISLSALEEALSGLAVRHPNTAMVGICCDHTQLNELPAHPALDRQRRIGFFPGSSLGNFTPEDAVAFLRNARQLLAGGPLLLGLDQPREQALMEAAYDDTAGFSAAFALNLLQRLNRDLQGDADPAQFRYRARWQEQQQRIEMALVSTQDQTVHLAGEPWAFKKNDAWITEHSVKYSPEAAADLANHAGWRIERRWEDPHQQMALHLLLPAD
- a CDS encoding rod shape-determining protein MreD, with product MPRLHRQPICVASALVVPFLALASPPWLAIDGVGPAWAVLWLLPWALVDGPVSGALAGVALGLVLDGLNLAGLSQVPALLLLGWWWGRLGRRAAPIQRSLNLGLLAWLGSLGLGLSLILQLWWRQGGALDPLTQSWGLQTLWCEALITGLLAPLLVSLQLLLWRRRVSS
- a CDS encoding DedA family protein translates to MGLSDLITQLPELIGQAVEANQWLGYTAIFAAMFLENLFPPIPSELIMPLGGFYVQQGQLDLVPVVLAGLLGTVLGALPWYGIGRLINEERIEAWLQRHGRWIGISADELARSRRWFSRYGTALVFWGRLVPGIRTLISVPAGIEIMPMAPFLVWTTAGSLIWTALLTVAGMVLGEGYSNVEIWIDPVSKAVKVLLVVAVLAGTIWLGLRIWRRRQSSD